Proteins from one Desmodus rotundus isolate HL8 chromosome 9, HLdesRot8A.1, whole genome shotgun sequence genomic window:
- the ERAL1 gene encoding GTPase Era, mitochondrial translates to MASPSQRGVALFRTALGFWQLGPVATRERATQFPSLLGCQRKCVSCVAGAAFSGPLLSSASRRYGQNSALDRLLGISQPDTSLTPRVPAVSIHRDEQDLLLVHRPDMPENSRVLRVVLLGAPNAGKSTLSNQLLGRKVFPVSKKVHTTRCQALGVITEEEAQVILLDTPGLISPVKQKRHHLELSLLEDPWKSMESADLVVVLVDVSDKWTRNQLSPQVLQCLTQFSQVPSILVLNKVDCLKQKSVLLELTATLTEGMVNGKKLKIKPAFRSGPGIHCPSPAAKGADTQSVGGPKKIGWPHFQEIFMLSALSQEDVKTLKQYLLAQARPGPWEFHSEVLTSQTPEEICTNMIREKLLEYLPQEVPYNVQQKTVVWEEGPSGELVIIQKLLVPKESHMRILIGPKGHLISQIAEEVGRDLMNIFLCEVRLSLSVKLLS, encoded by the exons ATGGCCTCCCCCAGCCAGCGCGGGGTTGCGCTCTTTCGAACAGCATTAGGGTTTTGGCAGCTGGGCCCTGTTGCCACGAGGGAACGGGCGACGCAGTTTCCATCACTCTTGGGCTGTCAGCGGAAGTGCGTGTCCTGTGTCGCGGGCGCTGCTTTCTCTGGTCCCCTCCTGTCCTCGGCTTCTAGGCGTTATGGCCAGAACTCAGCCCTGGACCGCTTGCTCGGAATCTCCCAGCCCGACACTTCGTTGACACCTCGCGTCCCCGCCGTGTCCATTCACAGAG ATGAACAGGATCTCCTCTTGGTCCATCGTCCCGACATGCCCGAGAACTCCCGCGTCCTACGGGTGGTCCTCCTGGGTGCCCCGAATGCAGGGAAGTCAACACTCTCCAACCAGCTGCTGGGCCGAAAA GTGTTTCCTGTCTCCAAGAAGGTACACACCACTCGCTGCCAAGCTCTGGGGGTCATCACGGAGGAAGAGGCCCAGGTG ATTCTACTTGACACACCTGGCCTGATCAGTCCTGTTAAACAGAAAAG GCACCACCTGGAGCTCTCTTTGTTGGAAGATCCGTGGAAGAGCATGGAGTCTGCTGATCTGG TTGTGGTACTTGTGGATGTCTCTGACAAGTGGACTCGGAACCAGCTCAGCCCCCAAGTGCTCCAGTGCTTGACCCAGTTTTCCCAAGTTCCCAGCATTCTTGTCCTGAACAAG GTAGATTGTCTAAAGCAGAAGTCAGTTCTCCTGGAGCTCACAGCAACCCTCACTGAAGGTATGGTCAATGGCAAGAAGCTCAAGATAAAACCAGCCTTCCGCTCAGGGCCAGGCATCCATTGCCCCAGCCCAGCAGCTAAGGGTGCAGACACACAGTCTGTTGGAGGCCCTAAGAAGATTGGCTGGCCCCACTTCCAGGAGATCTTCATGTTGTCAGCCCTAAGCCAGGAGGATGTGAAAACACTAAAG CAATACCTCTTGGCACAGGCCCGGCCGGGGCCCTGGGAGTTCCATAGTGAAGTCCTCACCAGCCAGACACCTGAGGAGATCTGCACCAACATGATCCGAGAGAAACTCCTAGAATACCTGCCCCAGGAGGTTCCGTACAATGTGCAGCAG AAAACAGTTGTGTGGGAGGAAGGGCCAAGTGGAGAGCTGGTGATTATACAGAAGCTTCTGGTGCCCAAAGAATCTCATATG AGGATCCTGATTGGTCCGAAGGGGCACCTGATCTCCCAGATTGCAGAGGAGGTAGGCCGAGACCTCATGAACATCTTTCTCTGTGAGGTTCGGCTAAGCCTCTCTGTGAAGCTCCTCAGTTGA